A genome region from Archaeoglobus fulgidus DSM 4304 includes the following:
- a CDS encoding EVE domain-containing protein encodes MAYWLCITNEDNWRVIKEKNIWGVPERHKNTIAKVKKGDKLLIYIKQENVNGEVKPSRIVAVYETASEVYRDSSRIFKSPKGMGNETFPLRIKLKPVKIFDRPIEFKPLIPKLKFITNKRKWSGHLMGKAMREIPEEDYRLILEYAT; translated from the coding sequence ATGGCCTACTGGCTCTGCATAACCAACGAGGATAATTGGAGGGTGATTAAGGAAAAGAATATTTGGGGAGTTCCGGAGAGGCACAAGAACACTATCGCCAAGGTTAAGAAGGGAGATAAGCTGCTAATTTACATAAAGCAGGAGAATGTCAATGGAGAGGTTAAGCCTTCCAGAATCGTCGCAGTTTACGAGACAGCTTCTGAAGTCTACAGGGATTCAAGCAGGATTTTCAAAAGTCCAAAGGGAATGGGAAATGAGACTTTCCCGCTGAGAATTAAGTTAAAACCTGTGAAAATCTTCGATAGGCCTATTGAATTTAAGCCTCTAATTCCGAAGCTAAAGTTCATAACCAACAAGCGGAAATGGAGTGGGCATTTAATGGGCAAGGCGATGAGAGAGATTCCAGAGGAAGATTATAGGCTGATTTTAGAATATGCAACCTAA
- a CDS encoding transglutaminase-like domain-containing protein has product MQPKKLVIILLILFCTFIIYNFFTIWYYLIIAPVGESEIKKIVEEVNSTSGTYQKLEKIAKWEGENIAYIYGINPNFSIPSYHFYWINGELKIRALENSGFNGDPRWIAYFKVGGCGELARLFCEAAKRAGFEARVVSDLGYDHAWVEVKINNSWVVADPTVYWLYVNYPEKYPNWNKLWFNNESWANLIDFSRVVTVLPNGSVLDLTSNYTKTYNVTITIDQNVEKGILKVTTWKGSVERTVYSKAVNKSDTVNLALATRIYKFELIVPTWYFLEGYGAEVRHIGDSSSEYVKLKVNLYRETEYYFVFVGLLLGISICFLCYEVVLIYRKLKEDFGKTR; this is encoded by the coding sequence ATGCAACCTAAAAAGCTCGTTATAATATTGCTCATACTTTTTTGTACCTTCATAATCTACAACTTTTTCACCATATGGTACTATCTAATTATCGCTCCAGTTGGAGAATCTGAAATAAAAAAGATCGTTGAAGAGGTCAATTCTACTTCTGGCACTTATCAAAAACTTGAAAAGATTGCAAAATGGGAAGGAGAAAATATAGCGTACATATATGGTATTAATCCGAATTTTTCAATACCCTCGTACCATTTTTACTGGATAAACGGAGAGCTAAAGATTAGGGCTCTTGAAAATTCAGGTTTCAATGGCGATCCCAGATGGATTGCATACTTCAAAGTTGGAGGATGTGGAGAGCTTGCTCGCCTTTTCTGTGAAGCGGCTAAACGTGCAGGGTTTGAAGCGAGAGTGGTTAGCGATCTTGGATACGATCATGCTTGGGTTGAGGTGAAGATTAACAACAGTTGGGTTGTAGCTGATCCGACAGTATATTGGTTGTATGTGAATTATCCAGAAAAATATCCTAACTGGAACAAATTATGGTTCAATAACGAATCTTGGGCTAACCTAATAGATTTCTCCAGAGTTGTAACCGTCTTGCCTAATGGCAGTGTTTTGGATCTGACATCCAACTACACGAAAACATACAACGTCACAATCACAATTGATCAGAATGTGGAGAAGGGCATTCTGAAAGTAACAACATGGAAAGGCAGTGTGGAGAGAACAGTTTATTCAAAAGCTGTGAACAAGTCTGATACTGTTAATTTAGCACTTGCTACGAGGATATACAAATTTGAGCTGATAGTGCCAACGTGGTATTTTCTCGAAGGGTATGGTGCAGAAGTTCGCCATATTGGAGATAGTAGCAGTGAGTATGTGAAACTTAAAGTGAATCTCTACCGAGAAACAGAATATTACTTTGTTTTTGTTGGATTGCTACTTGGGATTTCAATATGTTTTCTCTGTTATGAGGTTGTGTTGATTTACCGCAAATTAAAGGAAGATTTTGGAAAAACGAGATAA
- a CDS encoding tyrosine-type recombinase/integrase → MEGGEQSEVVKESYKNLSESEHKKQSSGSLMDVELRYTKEELDAYTEKRLTGISKKTKWWIEKASETFWEQTKGVVSFETLSKFKEFTLNNWDSRDAWSKVLNFGKSFLGELSKLRMDTRYRDLGELFLEMPKSIKERKRTTDRAITENDVKNAVRYFVNKWKTVKKGRGKLDYATALSHVTQILFGAYTGQRPETISKLRVEQFEEALKINPPTLLVEANQDKIRMEHYVPLHPDLIPFLKELLKIRKKQGRKLMFEHESCGQQLKRAMIPLEKGELIKDKNKRHFVLGDLRKFAEQMADKIKWDTSNKNYILTHNVSSVDWQHYKHPLPEFVYQIYMESWKDVHLIPKEAYELV, encoded by the coding sequence ATGGAGGGAGGAGAGCAGTCTGAAGTTGTTAAAGAGTCTTACAAAAATCTATCCGAAAGTGAACATAAAAAACAGTCATCAGGAAGTCTTATGGATGTTGAGCTAAGATATACCAAAGAGGAGCTGGATGCTTATACTGAAAAGAGATTAACGGGAATTTCAAAGAAAACCAAATGGTGGATAGAAAAAGCTTCAGAAACTTTTTGGGAGCAAACTAAAGGAGTTGTAAGCTTTGAAACTCTCAGCAAGTTTAAGGAGTTCACTCTAAATAACTGGGATTCAAGGGATGCATGGAGCAAAGTTCTAAACTTTGGAAAGAGCTTTTTGGGAGAGCTTTCAAAGCTGAGGATGGATACCCGCTATAGGGATTTGGGAGAGCTTTTCCTTGAGATGCCTAAGAGCATCAAGGAGAGGAAAAGAACAACTGATAGAGCAATTACTGAGAATGATGTTAAGAACGCTGTAAGGTATTTCGTGAATAAATGGAAAACTGTAAAGAAGGGGAGAGGGAAGCTCGATTATGCAACTGCACTTTCACATGTAACTCAGATTCTATTTGGAGCTTATACTGGGCAGAGACCTGAAACAATAAGTAAGTTGAGAGTGGAGCAATTTGAAGAAGCCTTAAAGATTAATCCGCCAACGCTCCTCGTTGAAGCCAATCAGGATAAAATCAGAATGGAGCATTACGTTCCCTTGCATCCTGATTTGATTCCTTTCCTTAAGGAATTGCTGAAAATCAGGAAAAAGCAAGGGAGGAAACTGATGTTCGAGCATGAAAGCTGTGGGCAACAGCTTAAGAGAGCTATGATTCCTCTCGAAAAGGGAGAGCTAATCAAAGATAAGAATAAACGCCATTTCGTTCTGGGAGATTTGAGGAAATTTGCAGAGCAAATGGCAGATAAAATCAAATGGGATACTTCAAACAAGAACTACATATTAACCCATAACGTTTCAAGTGTTGATTGGCAGCATTACAAACACCCTCTCCCTGAATTCGTATATCAGATTTACATGGAGAGCTGGAAGGATGTTCATCTGATACCAAAGGAAGCTTATGAATTGGTTTAA
- a CDS encoding AbrB/MazE/SpoVT family DNA-binding domain-containing protein, with protein sequence MKVKVTRNFQITIPAEVRRKMGLKLGDVLEVEYNEEKGEAIIRKLGGERRKLKAGRKLTPDEIEALIAEGMGDNL encoded by the coding sequence ATGAAAGTAAAAGTTACTAGGAATTTTCAGATTACTATACCTGCCGAAGTTAGGAGAAAGATGGGATTAAAGCTGGGCGATGTGCTTGAAGTTGAATACAACGAGGAGAAGGGAGAGGCCATTATAAGGAAGCTCGGTGGAGAGAGAAGGAAGCTGAAAGCGGGAAGAAAGCTTACGCCGGACGAGATAGAGGCGCTGATAGCTGAGGGAATGGGCGATAACTTATGA
- a CDS encoding PIN domain-containing protein encodes MKAVIDTNVIVYDTFEDSVFHQEAMQLLDRIDVWVIPTIVIHEYVWVLKSLKVDVKEIKYKVEEYLNHYKTKMVSENKQIVLSALERIVGGGLSLSRYNDELILAVAGREKISLATFDERLRRQARARGVEVIP; translated from the coding sequence ATGAAAGCCGTCATAGATACAAATGTTATAGTCTACGACACCTTTGAAGACAGCGTTTTTCATCAGGAAGCCATGCAACTCCTCGATAGAATTGATGTGTGGGTAATCCCTACGATAGTTATTCACGAGTATGTTTGGGTCCTCAAATCACTGAAGGTGGACGTGAAAGAAATCAAATACAAAGTGGAGGAGTATCTTAACCACTATAAAACGAAAATGGTTTCAGAAAATAAGCAAATCGTTTTGTCAGCACTGGAAAGAATTGTAGGTGGGGGATTAAGCCTTTCAAGGTACAACGACGAGTTGATACTTGCTGTTGCTGGTAGGGAAAAAATAAGCCTTGCAACCTTCGACGAGAGGTTGAGAAGGCAGGCGAGAGCAAGAGGTGTAGAAGTAATTCCATAG
- a CDS encoding MBL fold metallo-hydrolase has product MQIEFYRRKYGRGCRPHLSLCIEGQHYHVDTSPADYGMNLITHAHTDHYGQRNMDNSRAVASRESAAILEACTGKVFSGVTFEVGSRIRLSDTKIKTYPTYHMHGSAAFYFQDSDILITGDVKDYSKLPKCKILVTEATYGHPSHIFEEEVEKLLKVASSNKAVFGAYPIGKAQRVAEILSKDGFGFSAEEKIARICSAVGLKPSDGPLIASPRNLPLYGGGYILTAHKFYRWPRITLSDHLDYRGILEMIDHCEPEEVLFYHGKPSKRLLEHLKNEGIVCRTLNDLPVMK; this is encoded by the coding sequence GTGCAGATTGAGTTTTACAGAAGGAAATACGGTAGGGGTTGCAGACCCCACCTTTCTCTCTGCATTGAGGGACAGCACTACCACGTCGATACCTCCCCGGCAGATTACGGGATGAACCTCATCACCCACGCCCACACAGACCACTACGGCCAGAGGAACATGGACAACAGCAGGGCAGTAGCGAGCAGAGAGAGTGCGGCGATACTTGAGGCCTGCACAGGCAAAGTATTCTCCGGAGTTACTTTTGAGGTTGGGAGCAGGATAAGGCTCAGCGATACAAAAATTAAAACCTACCCCACCTACCACATGCACGGTTCCGCAGCTTTTTATTTTCAGGATAGCGACATTCTGATTACCGGAGACGTTAAGGACTACTCAAAGCTGCCGAAATGCAAAATTCTTGTCACCGAAGCAACCTACGGCCACCCTTCCCACATCTTTGAAGAAGAGGTGGAGAAGCTTTTGAAGGTCGCTTCATCAAACAAAGCGGTTTTTGGCGCTTACCCCATCGGAAAGGCTCAGAGAGTGGCGGAAATTCTGAGTAAGGATGGGTTTGGATTCTCTGCAGAGGAGAAGATTGCGAGGATTTGCAGTGCAGTCGGCCTGAAACCCTCTGACGGCCCTCTCATCGCCTCACCCCGGAACCTTCCTCTTTACGGTGGTGGATACATCCTCACCGCCCATAAGTTCTACAGGTGGCCGAGGATAACCCTCAGCGACCATCTCGATTACAGGGGGATACTTGAGATGATAGACCACTGCGAGCCAGAGGAGGTCCTTTTTTACCACGGAAAGCCGTCAAAAAGACTACTGGAGCATCTGAAAAATGAAGGGATAGTTTGCAGAACTTTGAACGATTTGCCGGTTATGAAATAA